One window of the Rufibacter radiotolerans genome contains the following:
- a CDS encoding exo-beta-N-acetylmuramidase NamZ family protein, translating into MPNSFLSLLSIGLLTVALGIGSCTKTTSISSVNKAATSGKSLITGADQTEKYVPYLKGKKVAMVVNQTSIIGNKLSVDSLQKLGVQIVKIFGPEHGFRGNASNGTHVGDEVDAQTGIPIISLYGKKRKPSKEDLAGVDVLIYDIQDVGVRFYTNINTLRDVMEAAAEHNVELMVLDRPNPHAYMIDGPILDMKYKSGIGQFPIPIAHGLTVGEFAQMVNGEGWMEKGLKLNKLNIIKIANYHHDLPYVLPVNPSPNLNTAQSIMLYPSTCLFEGTILNLGRGTYMPFTVLGAPALQGKYTFSFTPVGIKGMSETPLHMNEVCYGLDLRGYDVEQLRRKRQINLGWMIELYNAYPQKEKFFDSSYSRQMGVIERLAGVADFRKQIQEGWSEEKIRQTWQPGLAAYKEMRKKYLLYK; encoded by the coding sequence ATGCCTAACTCATTTTTATCTCTTCTGTCTATAGGGCTGCTCACGGTGGCACTGGGCATTGGGTCCTGTACCAAAACCACATCCATCAGTTCTGTTAACAAAGCTGCCACCTCTGGCAAAAGCCTGATCACGGGCGCAGACCAAACGGAGAAATACGTGCCTTACCTAAAAGGCAAAAAGGTAGCCATGGTGGTGAACCAGACCTCTATCATCGGTAATAAACTAAGCGTGGACAGCCTGCAGAAGCTGGGTGTGCAGATCGTGAAAATCTTCGGGCCAGAGCATGGTTTTAGGGGTAATGCCAGCAACGGAACGCATGTGGGTGATGAGGTAGACGCCCAAACGGGTATTCCCATTATCTCGTTGTACGGCAAAAAGAGAAAGCCCAGCAAAGAGGACCTGGCGGGGGTAGACGTGCTCATCTATGACATTCAGGACGTGGGCGTTCGGTTCTATACCAACATCAATACGCTGCGCGATGTCATGGAAGCCGCCGCCGAGCACAACGTGGAGCTAATGGTGCTGGACCGGCCTAACCCGCATGCCTACATGATAGACGGGCCCATCCTGGACATGAAGTACAAGTCGGGTATCGGGCAGTTCCCAATTCCTATTGCGCATGGGTTGACGGTGGGAGAGTTTGCGCAGATGGTGAACGGCGAGGGCTGGATGGAGAAGGGCCTGAAGCTGAACAAACTCAACATCATCAAAATCGCCAATTACCACCATGACCTGCCCTACGTGTTGCCAGTGAACCCTTCGCCCAACCTCAATACCGCGCAGTCTATTATGCTCTACCCCAGCACCTGCCTGTTTGAGGGCACCATCCTGAACCTCGGCCGGGGCACCTACATGCCCTTTACCGTGCTGGGCGCGCCAGCCCTGCAAGGCAAGTATACGTTCTCCTTCACGCCCGTGGGAATCAAAGGCATGAGCGAAACCCCGTTGCACATGAATGAGGTCTGCTACGGCCTGGACCTGCGCGGGTATGACGTGGAACAGCTGCGCCGGAAGCGACAAATTAACCTGGGCTGGATGATAGAACTCTACAACGCCTATCCGCAGAAAGAGAAGTTTTTTGACTCTTCCTACAGCAGGCAGATGGGCGTGATTGAACGGCTGGCCGGCGTAGCCGATTTCCGGAAGCAGATTCAGGAAGGCTGGTCTGAAGAGAAAATCAGGCAAACCTGGCAACCGGGCTTAGCAGCCTACAAAGAAATGCGGAAGAAATATCTGCTGTACAAATAG
- a CDS encoding DoxX family membrane protein: MLQNKDFLVLLIRLFLGYIFFSAGVCKLTHGQFGQLIGPPWLEESLAKYGLGLFAQVVAGSQVICGALLFSQRFSTLGAIMLVPMNISILAVTVSMNWAGTPYVNAVFLFLNLLLLAYEYKRFWFLFSPAPAPETTPSPLEAFRTGRWPWVVLVAAVATLAVAPFSGTLAFVFGLLTFILAAVNLLRLPLLSTLEKIIVGLATGNMCLLTLGMKLPYTHMLVAAISGIIFILLLVNLWLRSRRVPENITSLA; this comes from the coding sequence ATGCTTCAGAACAAAGACTTTTTGGTGCTGCTTATCCGGCTGTTTCTGGGATATATCTTTTTCTCAGCGGGGGTCTGCAAACTCACGCACGGTCAATTCGGGCAGTTGATTGGTCCGCCGTGGCTGGAGGAGAGCCTGGCCAAATATGGGTTAGGCCTGTTTGCGCAGGTGGTGGCCGGGAGCCAGGTTATTTGCGGGGCTTTGCTGTTCTCGCAGCGGTTCAGCACTTTGGGGGCCATCATGCTGGTGCCCATGAACATCTCCATTCTGGCGGTCACCGTCTCTATGAATTGGGCCGGAACGCCATACGTGAACGCGGTCTTTCTATTCCTGAACCTGCTGCTATTGGCCTATGAGTATAAGCGGTTCTGGTTCCTGTTTTCGCCGGCACCGGCGCCGGAAACTACGCCTTCACCGCTGGAAGCTTTCCGGACGGGACGCTGGCCATGGGTTGTTCTGGTGGCCGCGGTGGCTACCCTGGCCGTGGCACCTTTTTCCGGCACCCTGGCGTTTGTGTTCGGGCTGCTCACGTTCATACTGGCGGCTGTAAACCTCCTTAGGTTACCGCTGCTCAGCACTTTAGAGAAAATCATCGTCGGGTTGGCTACGGGCAATATGTGCCTGCTCACGCTGGGCATGAAACTCCCCTACACGCATATGTTGGTGGCGGCTATCAGCGGGATTATCTTTATTCTGCTGCTGGTCAATCTTTGGCTTAGAAGCCGTCGGGTTCCTGAAAATATCACCTCTTTGGCCTGA
- the ygiD gene encoding 4,5-DOPA-extradiol-dioxygenase, protein MTTLSAFRKFTGELTPQEYTMPVLFIGHGSPMNGIEDNEFSQHWGKMAKEIPAPKAVLVVSAHWFTKGTKITAMDFPKTIHDFGGFPKELFAVQYAAPGHAALAKETAELVKSAHVELDHDWGLDHGTWTIIRHMYPDAEVPVLQLSIDYTKGPQYHYDLAKELTALRKKGVLIVGSGNMVHNLRMMDWGMINGGGFDWTQTINEKFKELILARDHQPLINYQTLGKEALLAIPTVEHYLPLMYTLGLQGKNEDATFFNDKMVGGSLTMTSVKIGA, encoded by the coding sequence ATGACGACATTAAGCGCTTTCAGAAAATTTACCGGGGAACTTACCCCCCAGGAATATACCATGCCCGTGCTCTTTATTGGCCACGGGTCGCCTATGAACGGCATTGAAGACAACGAGTTCAGCCAGCACTGGGGCAAGATGGCGAAGGAGATACCCGCTCCCAAAGCGGTGCTGGTGGTATCGGCGCACTGGTTTACCAAAGGCACCAAGATCACGGCCATGGACTTCCCCAAGACCATCCATGACTTCGGGGGCTTCCCCAAAGAGCTGTTTGCCGTGCAGTACGCCGCGCCGGGGCATGCCGCGCTGGCCAAGGAGACCGCAGAGCTGGTCAAATCTGCGCACGTAGAACTGGACCATGACTGGGGCCTGGACCACGGCACCTGGACCATCATCCGGCACATGTATCCAGATGCTGAAGTACCCGTTTTACAGCTCAGCATTGACTACACCAAAGGCCCCCAGTACCACTATGACCTGGCCAAGGAACTCACCGCGCTCCGTAAGAAAGGCGTCTTGATAGTGGGCAGCGGCAACATGGTGCACAACCTGCGCATGATGGACTGGGGCATGATCAACGGCGGCGGCTTTGACTGGACCCAGACCATCAATGAGAAGTTCAAGGAACTGATCCTGGCGCGTGACCACCAGCCGCTCATCAACTACCAGACCCTGGGCAAGGAAGCCCTGCTGGCCATCCCCACGGTTGAGCACTACCTTCCGCTTATGTATACGCTGGGGCTGCAGGGCAAAAACGAAGACGCCACGTTCTTCAATGACAAAATGGTGGGTGGCTCCCTCACCATGACCTCCGTGAAAATAGGAGCCTGA
- a CDS encoding Crp/Fnr family transcriptional regulator has product MTHATIIAALHQHVSLTPEEEAAFLAICEPQEARKKEFLLRTGDQNHALYFVQSGCLRSFIIDQSGKEVNLEFAIEGYWISDVAFNKPALLSIQALEPTQYVAINYNAFDRLTKQYPVFNLFFRKLLQNGYFAFKKRMLTGMTQTAAQNYRDFLLKFPTLSQRIAQYHIASYLGITPEFFSSIKSEGLDLYRQDFS; this is encoded by the coding sequence TTGACCCACGCCACCATTATAGCCGCCCTTCATCAGCATGTCTCCCTCACGCCAGAGGAAGAGGCGGCTTTTTTGGCGATCTGTGAACCCCAAGAGGCCAGGAAAAAGGAGTTTCTCCTGCGCACCGGCGATCAGAACCATGCCTTGTATTTTGTGCAGAGCGGGTGCCTGCGGTCCTTCATCATAGACCAGTCCGGCAAGGAAGTGAACCTGGAGTTTGCCATAGAAGGCTACTGGATCAGTGACGTGGCGTTCAACAAACCCGCCCTGCTGTCTATCCAGGCGCTGGAGCCCACGCAATATGTGGCCATTAACTACAATGCCTTTGACCGGCTCACTAAGCAGTATCCTGTTTTTAACCTGTTTTTCAGAAAACTGCTCCAAAACGGCTACTTCGCGTTTAAGAAGCGCATGCTCACGGGCATGACCCAGACGGCCGCCCAGAACTACCGCGATTTCCTGCTCAAGTTCCCCACGCTCAGCCAGCGCATTGCCCAGTACCACATTGCCTCCTACCTGGGCATCACGCCCGAGTTCTTCAGCTCCATCAAATCTGAGGGCCTGGACCTCTACCGGCAGGACTTTTCGTAA
- a CDS encoding SRPBCC domain-containing protein: MENEAKTTVTVETTVQQPVEKVWERWTTPEHITQWNFAADTWQCPNATNDLQPGGRFVWRMEAKDGSMGFDYSGTYEQVIPYKKIVGQLDDDRQVTITFDGQDGQTQVTETFEVEDQNSVDLQRAGWQAILDNFKKHAESVK; this comes from the coding sequence ATGGAAAACGAAGCCAAGACAACCGTAACCGTTGAGACCACCGTTCAACAGCCCGTAGAGAAAGTATGGGAACGCTGGACCACCCCAGAACACATCACGCAGTGGAACTTTGCCGCAGACACGTGGCAATGCCCCAACGCCACCAATGACCTGCAACCCGGCGGACGGTTTGTCTGGCGCATGGAAGCCAAAGACGGCAGCATGGGCTTTGACTATTCCGGCACCTATGAGCAGGTAATTCCCTATAAGAAAATTGTGGGCCAGCTAGACGATGACCGTCAGGTGACCATCACGTTTGACGGTCAAGACGGCCAGACCCAGGTAACAGAGACATTTGAGGTGGAAGACCAGAATTCCGTTGACCTGCAAAGAGCCGGTTGGCAAGCCATCTTGGACAACTTTAAAAAGCACGCCGAATCCGTAAAATAA
- a CDS encoding NAD(P)H-dependent flavin oxidoreductase, whose product MQNRITQLFNIQYPIIQAGMIWCSGWKLAAAVSNAGGLGLIGAGSMYPDTLREHIQKCKAATDKPFGVNVPLLYPDLEEHFKIIMEEKVPVIVTSAGNPKTWTKKLQDNGAKVIHVVSNVKFARKCEEAGVDAIVAEGFEAGGHNGREETTTFCLIPMIREAVSLPLIAAGGIANGRGIFGALALGAEGVQVGSRFVASVESSAHPSFKDRVIHTQEGDTELSLKQLTPVRLLKNKFYQDVKAAELRGASTLELVELLGSRRAKRGMYEGDLEEGELEIGQAAALVHDIKPAGEIVQEMWQEFLAAKARLCADW is encoded by the coding sequence ATGCAAAACAGAATTACCCAACTCTTCAACATACAATACCCTATTATACAAGCCGGCATGATCTGGTGCAGTGGCTGGAAACTGGCGGCGGCGGTGAGCAACGCCGGCGGGCTGGGCCTTATTGGCGCCGGCTCTATGTACCCAGATACGCTGCGGGAGCACATCCAGAAATGCAAGGCAGCCACAGATAAACCGTTTGGCGTGAACGTGCCGCTGCTGTACCCAGACCTGGAGGAGCATTTCAAGATCATCATGGAGGAGAAGGTGCCCGTGATAGTGACCTCTGCCGGCAACCCCAAAACCTGGACCAAAAAGCTTCAGGACAACGGCGCCAAGGTGATACATGTGGTGAGCAACGTGAAGTTCGCGCGCAAATGTGAAGAGGCCGGCGTAGATGCCATTGTAGCCGAAGGCTTTGAGGCTGGCGGGCACAATGGCCGCGAGGAAACCACTACCTTCTGTTTGATCCCCATGATACGGGAGGCGGTGAGCTTGCCTTTGATTGCCGCCGGCGGGATTGCAAATGGCAGGGGTATCTTCGGGGCACTGGCCTTAGGAGCCGAGGGCGTGCAGGTAGGCAGCCGTTTTGTAGCCAGCGTGGAATCCAGCGCACACCCCAGCTTCAAAGACCGCGTGATCCATACCCAGGAAGGCGACACCGAGCTTTCCCTGAAGCAACTCACGCCCGTGCGCCTGCTCAAGAACAAATTCTACCAGGACGTAAAAGCCGCCGAACTTCGCGGTGCCTCTACTCTTGAATTAGTAGAACTGCTGGGTTCCCGCCGGGCCAAGCGGGGCATGTACGAGGGTGACCTGGAAGAAGGCGAACTGGAGATTGGCCAGGCCGCCGCTCTGGTGCATGACATAAAGCCCGCCGGCGAGATTGTGCAGGAGATGTGGCAGGAGTTTCTGGCCGCCAAGGCAAGGCTTTGCGCGGATTGGTAG
- a CDS encoding sugar phosphate nucleotidyltransferase: MKAVIPVAGMGARLRPHTHTQPKALVPVAGKAILGHIIERLQTTGITQFVFVVGYLGEKIMHYVQRKYPNIQAEFVVQQPREGLGHALWAARETFRNEDSVLIQLGDTIVDVDMQQLMQSEHTMLGVKMVKTPSMFGIADIDRFGFITKVVEKPKIPKSNFALVGLYKIAHPAKLAEALEYIIDHDIRTQNEHHLTDALMHMIETGEQMVPLTVDHWFDCGRKETLLQANATLLNRPEFKRADYPEFPNTIIIPPVSIGKGVQISNSIVGPNVAIGESAILNYTIVRNSIIGGYAELGYAVLEDSLVGSDSSLKGLSQRLNIGDSTEIDFSN, translated from the coding sequence ATGAAAGCAGTAATTCCGGTGGCTGGCATGGGCGCCCGTTTACGTCCGCATACCCACACCCAACCCAAAGCGCTGGTTCCGGTGGCCGGAAAAGCCATTCTGGGCCATATTATTGAACGCCTGCAAACCACGGGCATTACCCAGTTTGTGTTTGTGGTGGGTTACCTGGGCGAAAAGATCATGCATTACGTGCAGCGCAAGTACCCCAACATACAGGCCGAGTTTGTGGTGCAGCAGCCCCGTGAAGGCCTGGGCCATGCCCTGTGGGCCGCCCGGGAAACCTTCCGGAACGAAGACAGTGTGCTCATTCAGTTAGGCGACACCATTGTAGACGTAGACATGCAGCAACTCATGCAGTCTGAGCACACCATGCTGGGCGTGAAAATGGTGAAGACGCCCTCTATGTTCGGGATTGCCGACATAGACCGCTTTGGGTTTATCACCAAGGTGGTGGAGAAGCCCAAGATCCCTAAATCCAACTTCGCGCTGGTAGGGCTCTACAAAATTGCGCACCCCGCTAAGCTGGCCGAGGCCCTGGAATACATCATTGACCATGATATACGTACCCAGAACGAGCACCACCTCACCGACGCCCTCATGCACATGATTGAGACCGGCGAGCAAATGGTGCCCCTCACGGTAGACCACTGGTTTGACTGCGGCCGCAAGGAAACCCTGCTCCAGGCCAACGCCACCCTGCTCAACCGCCCTGAGTTCAAACGCGCCGATTACCCCGAGTTTCCCAACACCATCATTATTCCGCCGGTGAGCATTGGCAAAGGCGTGCAGATCTCCAACTCCATTGTGGGGCCCAACGTGGCTATTGGTGAGAGCGCTATTTTGAACTACACCATTGTGCGCAACTCCATCATCGGCGGCTACGCCGAACTGGGCTACGCTGTGCTGGAAGACTCGCTGGTTGGCTCAGATTCCTCGCTCAAAGGCCTGAGCCAGCGCCTGAACATTGGCGACAGCACCGAGATTGATTTTAGCAACTGA
- a CDS encoding LemA family protein → MKKLLLYFFGLVVLLSQTSCGYNDMVTKDEQVSSSWAQVQNAYQRRADLIPNLVNTVKGAANFEKSTLEAVINARAKATSIQLNADQLTPENMAKFQEAQSQLSGSLSRLMATAEAYPDLKANQNFLELQAQLEGTENRITVERQKFNGSVQDYNSYIRAFPRNFFAGWFGFEKKGYFEADAGAQKAPTVTF, encoded by the coding sequence ATGAAAAAATTATTGCTTTACTTCTTCGGTCTGGTAGTCCTTCTCTCACAGACCTCCTGCGGGTACAATGACATGGTAACCAAAGACGAACAGGTGTCCAGTTCCTGGGCCCAGGTGCAGAACGCGTACCAACGCCGCGCCGACCTGATCCCTAACTTGGTGAACACCGTGAAAGGCGCCGCCAACTTTGAGAAGTCAACCCTGGAGGCGGTCATCAACGCCCGCGCCAAGGCCACCAGCATCCAACTGAACGCCGACCAATTGACGCCCGAGAACATGGCTAAGTTCCAGGAAGCCCAGAGCCAACTGAGCGGCTCGCTCTCCAGACTGATGGCTACCGCCGAGGCGTACCCAGACCTGAAGGCTAACCAGAACTTTCTGGAACTGCAGGCGCAGCTAGAGGGCACGGAGAACCGCATTACGGTAGAGCGCCAGAAATTCAACGGCTCGGTGCAGGACTACAACTCCTACATCAGGGCGTTCCCGCGCAACTTCTTCGCCGGCTGGTTCGGGTTTGAGAAGAAAGGCTACTTTGAGGCCGATGCCGGGGCCCAGAAAGCGCCTACGGTTACTTTCTAA
- a CDS encoding TPM domain-containing protein: MARENITEADEAIIVKAIQDAENNTSGEIRVHIEDTCDGEVLDRAAQVFAYLHMHQTKLRNGVLFYVAMKSHKFAVLGDAGINAVVPKNFWEDITQQVIADFKQGKYAHGLSIGINKAGEQLKHFFPYAGEHKDINELSDDISFGSTLDETPTK; this comes from the coding sequence ATGGCGCGTGAAAACATCACCGAAGCAGATGAGGCCATTATTGTAAAGGCCATTCAGGACGCTGAAAACAACACCTCTGGCGAGATACGGGTGCACATTGAAGACACCTGTGATGGCGAGGTCCTAGACCGGGCCGCCCAGGTCTTTGCCTATCTGCACATGCACCAGACCAAACTCCGCAACGGCGTGCTGTTCTATGTGGCCATGAAAAGCCATAAGTTTGCCGTGCTGGGAGATGCCGGCATTAATGCCGTAGTACCCAAGAATTTCTGGGAAGACATTACCCAACAGGTGATCGCAGATTTCAAGCAGGGCAAATACGCCCACGGCCTGAGCATAGGCATTAACAAAGCTGGTGAGCAGCTCAAGCATTTCTTCCCTTACGCCGGAGAGCACAAAGACATCAATGAGTTGTCTGATGATATTTCCTTCGGTAGTACCCTAGACGAGACCCCAACTAAATGA
- a CDS encoding TPM domain-containing protein, translating into MRKHIWLLGMLWCWALTGLAQDFPPRPTPPRLVNDLANILSPEEEAALEQKLVNYSDSTSTQIAVVNITSIGPYDISDYAFQLAEQWGIGQKGKNNGILILTAVQERKVFIATGYGMEGVVPDAIAKRITEYTIKPEYQQGNYYAGLDKGTSFIIDVASGEYKADPKERQGEDEGGIPFLWIIIGVLIIIFIMSRRGGGKGGRGGGMRTLGGPFFPPVIFGDFSGGRGVFGGGGGGFGGGGGGFGGFGGGSFGGGGAGSSW; encoded by the coding sequence ATGAGAAAACATATCTGGCTTCTGGGCATGCTGTGGTGCTGGGCACTTACCGGGCTGGCGCAGGATTTCCCGCCCCGGCCTACGCCCCCGCGCCTGGTCAATGACCTGGCCAATATCCTTTCCCCGGAGGAAGAGGCGGCCCTGGAGCAAAAACTGGTCAACTACAGTGACAGTACCTCTACCCAGATTGCCGTTGTCAACATTACCTCTATTGGTCCCTATGACATCTCTGACTACGCGTTTCAGTTAGCTGAGCAGTGGGGCATTGGCCAGAAGGGCAAGAACAACGGTATCTTAATCCTTACCGCGGTGCAGGAGCGCAAAGTATTCATTGCCACCGGCTACGGCATGGAAGGCGTGGTGCCAGACGCTATTGCCAAACGCATTACAGAATACACCATCAAACCCGAGTACCAGCAGGGCAATTACTACGCCGGCCTTGACAAAGGCACCAGCTTTATCATAGACGTGGCCAGCGGCGAATACAAAGCCGATCCCAAAGAGCGGCAGGGTGAGGATGAAGGCGGAATCCCCTTCCTTTGGATCATCATTGGTGTCTTAATTATCATCTTTATCATGAGCCGTAGAGGCGGTGGCAAAGGTGGCCGGGGCGGCGGCATGCGTACCCTGGGCGGACCTTTCTTCCCACCCGTTATCTTCGGTGACTTCTCTGGCGGACGCGGCGTGTTTGGCGGCGGCGGTGGTGGCTTTGGAGGAGGGGGTGGCGGTTTCGGCGGCTTCGGGGGCGGAAGCTTCGGAGGCGGCGGGGCAGGCTCTAGTTGGTAG